Proteins co-encoded in one Papaver somniferum cultivar HN1 chromosome 5, ASM357369v1, whole genome shotgun sequence genomic window:
- the LOC113281085 gene encoding uncharacterized protein LOC113281085, with product MRDKNEGMTRDCLKLAEDILSIFSEGDNRGREHKLSIFAEDILSIRDTALANDALSRFLKEFILVEELLGEGNVQVLVSTATLAKGVWFKLVQNEFEVYAPWDMDT from the exons atgcGAGACAAGAATGAAGGTATGACAAGAGATTGCCTGAAACTTGCTGAGGATATACTTTCAATATTTTCTGAAGGTGACAACAGGGGCAGGGAGCACAAGCTTTCAATATTTGCTGAGGATATACTCTCAATACGAGATACTGCTCTTGCTAATGACGCCCTAAGTCGTTTCCTAAAAGAG TTCATCCTTGTCGAGGAACTTTTGGGGGAAGGGAACGTACAAGTCTTGGTTTCCACTGCAACCCTTGCTAAGGGGGTTTGGTTCAAACTTGTGCAGAATGAATTTGAGGTTTATGCACCTTGGGATATGGATACTTAA